ATTGGAAATAATAATATAGGAGAAAGATCATGGCTAAATCGAACTTTGAAAAAGTAGAATCAGTTGTTGGATGGGTACGTGATAAGAAAATTACAGGGTATCGTATCAGCAAAGAAACAAATGCCCGTGAAATGTCTATCATTGCCTTGGCTCAAGGACGTGCAAAAGTAAAGAACATCTCGTTTGAAACTGCACTTGGATTGATTGATTTTTATGACAAAAATCATCAAAAATTTGAAAATTAATTTGTTGTTCCAATTGAAAACCAGAGAGTGTGCTCTCTGGTTTTTTCGATGCCTCAAAAGCAGAAGCGATACAAAAACAGCTTGCTTCCATACTGGTAAGCAAACTGTTTCAAGAGATTAATGTAAGAAGCGTTGAAGAAATTCCTTGGTCCGTTCTTCTTTTGGATTGCTAAAGATTTCTTTCGGATCTCCTTGCTCAGCGATGACACCCTTGTCCATGAAGATGACCCGGCTAGAGACATCGCGAGCAAATTCCATTTCGTGGGTGACAACAATCATGGTGAGACCTTCTTTTGCTAGGTCTTGCATGATTTTCAAGACTTCCCCAACCATTTCTGGGTCTAGGGCAGAAGTGGGTTCATCGAAGAGAATGGCATCAGGATCCATAGAGAGGGCGCGTGCGATAGCAACCCGTTGTTTTTGGCCTCCTGAAAGTTGTTTCGGACGGGCAGCCCAATATTGAGATCCCATACCGACTTTTTCAAGGTTTTCTTTGGCAACTTTTTCTGCGGTTTCACGATCACGCTTGAGGACGGTTGTTTGTGCAACGATCGTATTTTCCAAGACATTTAAATTTTCAAAAAGATTAAAGCTTTGGAAAACCATTCCCAATTTCTCGCGGTAGTGGGTAAGATCATACTCAGGATCAAGAACATTTTGCCCACGATAGAGAATCTCTCCATCAGTAGGAGTCTCTAGAAGATTGATGGAGCGAAGAAAGGTTGATTTTCCGCTACCTGAGCTCCCGATGATGGAGATCACCTCTCCTTTTTCAACCGTGAGCGAAATATCTTTCAAAACCTCATTTTGACCATAAGATTTTTTTAAATGTTGAATTTCAAGAATTTTTTCTGCCATTATTTCACCTCATTGACTTGCATTTGATTGGCACCTGTAGTATAAGTATCAGAATCTAAGCGACGTTCGATGTAGCGAAGAATTCGTGTGATGGTAAAGGTGAGAACGAAGTAAATCACAGCGATGATCGTAAAGGTTGGGAAGTATTGGTAGTTTTGAGTTGCGACCGTATTTCCTGTAAAGTACAGTTCAACTACAGAGATAACATTTAAAACAGATGTATCCTTGATGTTAATAACAAATTCATTCCCTGTTGCTGGCAAGATATTGCGAACAACCTGTGGAAGGACGACCTTGCGCATGGTTTGTCCATGGGTCATTCCTAGAGCAGTCGCTGCTTCAAACTGACCTGGATCCACTGCTAAGATCCCACCACGAACAATCTCACTCATATAAGCTCCGGTATTGATTGATACGATAAAGATGGCGGCCCAGGTACGATCCAAGGAAATGTTGAAGGCTTGGGCGGAACCATAGAAAATGACCATGGATTGAACGATCATCGGAGTTCCACGGAAGATTTCAATGTAGACATTGAGGAACCAACCAAAGGCAGTTTGACATCCAGCAAGGAATTTATTTTTAGCCTTTGGAGCTGTTCGGAAGACACCGATTAACAAACCGATAATCAACCCAGCGATAGTTCCAGTCATAGAGATTAAGAGGGTCATTCCAGTTCCCCGTAAGAACTGTGGGCCATTATCCTTTAAAATCTTCATCATTTGGCTAAAGAATGTCTGCTTATCATCACTAGCATCACTGGAAGCTGGTTGCTTCTTAATCATATCATCCATGAGTTTGACTTGGTCTTCAGACGAAATCTTAGCTAGTGCGGCATTTACTTGGTCAAGTCTAGTATCACCCTTCTTCATCCCGATAGCGATGGTCGCATCTTCTTCTCCAACTTCAAATCCTTTTTTGAATTGGATCATCTTAAATTTTGAATTAGCGGACTCAGCGGTTAGGGCTTCTGGTCGTTCGGAAACATAAGCATCGATGACGCCGGATTCAAGCGCTTGACGCATTTGGGCAAAGTCTCCCATGGCGGTTTCTTGTTTTGCCCCTTTGAGTTGAGAAATGAGCGAGTAGAGGTAGACCCCTTGTTGAGAGGTAACCTTTGCATCTTTAAAGTCATCTAGACTAGTAGCATTCGCATAGTTTCCGTCTCTGCGGACCAGCATGACCGGCTCGCTGGTATAGTAGCTATTAGAGAAGGCGACCTCTTTTTTACGTTCAGCAGTGGGACTCATCCCGGCGATAATCATATCGATTTTACCAGATGTGAGTGCTGGAATTAAACCGTTCCAAGATGTTTTCACGATCAAAGGTTTTTTACCTAAATCCTCAGCAACTTTTTTGGCGATTTGGACATCGTACCCATTGGCATATTGGTTGGTACCATCAATCTTCACGGCTCCATTTGAATCATCTTCCTGGGTCCAGTTAAAGGGAGCGTAGGCCGCTTCCATTCCGATTCGTAAATAGTCATCTGCATGAGCAACCTGTGTGATGCCTAGGCAAATGAAAAGCCCTGTTAAGAGCGCGAATAATGTTTTTTTCATTTTTTCTCCTCTTCCTTATTTTAACTCTTCCTATTGTACGGTAAAATAGGTTGCATTTCAAGCATGCTCCTCTTTTTATTTAAAAAATGCTATAATAATACAAAGGAGCGTGATCAAATGAAAAAGTATTTGTATGTTTTTTTCGCCTTTCTGGCCTGCCTTTTTGTCAGTCAGAACGTCCATGCATCTAGCCCCTCTTATGATGTATTGTACTATGGTGGAACCTTGACCTTGGACACCTGGGACGATGCCACCTATGAGGAGGAGTTGGTCTATTATTTCAAAGATTCATACAGAGGGCAGTATGTTAGTCTAGGAACGGCGGGGAATATGCCACAAGGCTTCGCAATTGAGATGCCGCCAAAGGTTGAGGTGGAAGGCCGTGATCTTCAAAGAGAACCCGAGATTACGAATCTAGGTGATGGCTACCGAGTGAAAATTTATAACAGTGGTGTGGCGACAGATACAGTCAAAATTAAAGTCACATGGAAATTAAAAAATCTTCTTTATTCACACAAGGATATCTTGCAGTTAAACTGGAAACCAATCACAGATGGCGATCAGAAGGTGGATGAAGTTCAATTTCGTGTCATTCCTAAGTTCGCACCAGCCAATGCCCAATCGGAACTGTATATCCATACAGCCTTTATGGGACCAGATGTGACTGTAAAAAAAGAAGATGGAATCTATTCTGCTACTTTCTATAACTTAGGCAAGGGAAAAGCGGTGGAGTTGTATGGATACTGGTTGAAGTCAGACTTATCTACTTTGTATGATTCTGGTCGAAATACAGGATTGACCAAATTGGATGAATTTCATAAGAACCAAGCCAAAATTGAACAAGAAAAATACTGGACACGCATGTTTTGGAAATGGATCTTGCCAGCCTTAATTATTGCACTCTGGCTTCTTTCTCTCTTGGGTCGCAATCGGTTCAAAAAAATGATTTGGCCTGGTGTTACCTACCCGACCGATACTCGTCTTTATGAGATTCCACAGGACATTGCACCTCTGATTATGAGTTCGGTTGTTTATTCAGCTGAACTAGATGAGGCTTCCCCTACCAATAAAGAGAAGGCGACTCCTCCGGTATTTACATTTGAAAAAATGCTTCAAGCCACTTTGCTGGATTTGATGGATCGTGGAGTGATTGTCTACGAGCAACAAGGAAATGAAGTGGTTTTGACGAGAAAGTCTCATGGACATGTGGATGATTTTGAACGCTCCTTTATGAATATGGCTTTTGGGGATCAAGTTTCCTGTCCTGTTAACCGTCTCTTTGAGAATTATGAATTTAGTGATGATGTATACAAACATGCTAAAAAAGCAGATCAAGATGCGTTTCGTTCACTAGGAAGTAAGGCTCAGGCTCGTTTTGATACGGCTGTCAACCAAGTGGCCCGAGATGTTCATCGCAAGGTGGAAGATCTCCATTTGCCAAGCTACTATCGCCCTTTAGAAGCAAAAGAAGAAGCGCAAGCTAGACGAAGTCTCTTCTTTGGTTGGGCTGCTTGGTTTATCGCCCTTGGAGCAGAAATCTTTGCTATCTTTGGGATGGGTTGGTTCTCTGTTCCTTGTTTGATAGGGATCCTCATACTTTGGTTTATGCCAGTGCGCTTCAATGGTGTCTTTAAAGCCTGCCTACGAGATGGGGTTGTCAATCTTGCGGGTGCTGAGCAACGCTATTACTGGGATAGTTTTGGTCGGATGTTGAAAGAGATTGCCCACCTCAACGATGCAGAGTTGCAGTCTCTGGTCCTATGGAATCGCTTATTGGTCTATGCGGCCTTGTATGGTGTAGCTGATCAGGTCACAAAGGTCATGAAACTTCGGAATATTCATTTAGAAAATCAAGCCTTAAACGCCTTCGTTTACACCCCGTTCTATCATGATGTGACCCACTCAAGTCATGCCATGTCTACTTATGGATCGACAGCATCGACAGCTAGTCATTTCACAGTTTCCTCTGGTAGTGGAGGAGGTTTCTCTGGCGGAGGAGGCGGAGGAGGCTTTGGTGCCTTCTAAGTAGCGCTGAGAATGGTCTTGGTCGCTCTTTCCCTTCTAGTTTAGAAGGCCTGGTCCAGTCCATAGAATTATGATATAATAGAGCAAATGTAAGTTTAGGAGAAAAAGATGTTTCTGATCGAATTAATCAAGGCGGTTCTTTTTGGGATTGTCGAGGGGATTACAGAATGGTTGCCGATCTCAAGTACAGGTCACTTGATTCTGTTACAGGATTTTGTGCAGTTTAAAAATCAAGATCCAGCCTTTATGGAGATGTTCAATGTCGTGATCCAATTGGGTGCGATTCTAGCGGTTGTGGTGATTTATTTCGATAAATTGTATCCCTTCAAACCTGGTAAATCTCCAATCGAAGTACGGCGGACCTGGCAATTATGGGCAAAAGTTGCGGTTGCAACGCTCCCGCTTGTCTTTGTTTTTAAATTGGATGATTGGTTTGAGGCGCATTTCCACAATTCGATTTCCGTTGCGATTATGTTGATCACCTACGGGATTGCCTTTATCTATCTGGAAAGACGGGAACAAGTTGAGCCAGCAGTAACGGAATTGCATAAGCTACCTTATCGAACAGCTCTTTATATCGGACTCTTCCAAGTTTTATCGCTATTTCCAGGAACAAGCCGTTCAGGTGCTACGATTGTAGGTGGCTTGATCAATGGTGTTAGCCGCCCAGTGGTGACAGAATTTACCTTTTATTTGGGGATCCCAGCCATGTTTGGCGCTAGCCTCTTAAAGGTTGGGAAATTCGCTCTTGGCGGGCATTCACTAGCACTGGGGCAACTCTTTATTCTACTGGTAGCGATGGGAGTGGCCTTTGTGGTCAGCATGTACGCCATCCGCTTCTTGACAGATTATGTGAAAAATCATGATTTCACCGTCTTTGGGAAATACCGGATCGTTCTTGGTTCCATCTTGCTATTGTATGGACTCTTCCGTGTTATTTTCTAAGAGATCGGTTGAACTCGATCAAATTATTTTTCGAGGTTGGAGACTTTTGTCCCGACCTCTTTTCGATGCATCCTTTTTTTGAATTCTATCCAATTTTTTAGTATAATAGTAAGACTAGAAGTATGAGGTTATGCTATGAAGATGAAGCAAATTAGTGATTCAACAATTAAGATCACAATCCAACTAGAAGACTTAGAAGAACGTGGGATGGAAATTGCTGATTTCCTTGTCCCACAAGAAAAAACAGAAGAATTTTTCTACACTATTTTGGATGAGCTCGAAATGCCTGAAAGCTTCCTGGATAGCGGGATGCTGAGTTTCCGTGTGACACCAAAACCAGATAAATTGGATGTTTTTGTTACCAAATCAAAAATTGACCAACAATTGGATTTTGAGGATTTGTCAGATCTTCCTGATATGGAAGAGTTGTCGCGCATGACGCCAGATGAATTTATCAAAACCTTGGAAAAAACAATCTCTGATAAGACAAAAGGGGATGCAGAAGCCATTCACCATTTGGAACAAGAAGAGTTGCGGGACAATCAAGAACAAGATTCGACATCTGAAGCACCAGTAAGCCAGTATATTTATTACATTTTGCGTTTTTCCAATATCCAGCAAGCAGTTGCTTTTTCAAAAACGGTAAGCTTTCCAGTGGATACCTCTGAATTATACAAAATGGGATCCGATTATTATTTAACCGTCTTGATCGATACAGAGGATCAACCAAATCAATATCCAACCTGGTTACTTGCTATCATTCGGGAGTATGCGGATGATTCAGAAGTGACACGGGCAGTTCTGCAGGAACATGGTCATTTATTAATGGTGTCTGGTGCGATTGAGAATTTGAAGAAAGTTGCTAGCTTATGATGTCCTTTTCCTTGCAATTTGTTCTGGTGCTGATTGGAACTTTTATGATTGCCTTGGTATTGACGCCCTTGGTTCGCCTATTCTCCTTTAAGATTGATGCCGTAGATTATCCGAATGCGCGTCGGATCAATACCAAGCCTATGCCAAGCGCGGGTGGACTGTCTATCGTGATTGCTTTTTCAATTGCGACTCTTGTGTTTATTCCTATGCTGACATCCACCACCGCACCAATCAAAAGTTACCTATCCTATACCTTGCCGGTCGTGGGCGCAGGATGGATTATCGCGCTCACAGGATTGATCGATGATGTAAAAGAGTTGTCTGCCAAGAAAAAGATGATCGGCATCCTGCTGGCAGCGAGTCTGGTCTGGTTTTTGACAGATTTTCGGCTGAATGATTTTAAGATTCCATTCGGTGGTCCCTTACTTCATTTTGAACCATGGCTATCGTATCTTTTGACGGTGATTTGGATTGTTTCTATTACCAATGCGGTCAATCTGATTGATGGATTAGATGGATTGGTGAGTGGGGTCTCTATTATTTCCCTAGTGACAATGGGGATTGTGTCCTATTTCTTTCTTCCAGTACCCAATCTCTTTCTGACCATGACGATCTTTGTCTTGGTTGCGTCCATCGCAGGTTTCTTTCCCTTTAACTACCATCCGGCCATTCTCTATCTGGGAGACACTGGTGCCTTGTTTATCGGATTCATGATTTCTGTCTTATCCTTGCAAGGTTTGAAAAATGCGACAGCTGTTGCAGTAGTTACCCCAATGATTATCCTCGGAGTGCCGATTACAGATACCTTTTTAGCCATTATCCGTCGGACTCTTTCTGGTCAAAAATTTTATAAACCGGATCGCAATCACTTGCACCACCGACTTCTTTCTCTGGGCTTGACACATCGGGGAACTGTACTTGTGATCTATGGAATTTCGATGATCT
Above is a window of Streptococcus sp. LPB0220 DNA encoding:
- a CDS encoding glycosyltransferase family 4 protein translates to MMSFSLQFVLVLIGTFMIALVLTPLVRLFSFKIDAVDYPNARRINTKPMPSAGGLSIVIAFSIATLVFIPMLTSTTAPIKSYLSYTLPVVGAGWIIALTGLIDDVKELSAKKKMIGILLAASLVWFLTDFRLNDFKIPFGGPLLHFEPWLSYLLTVIWIVSITNAVNLIDGLDGLVSGVSIISLVTMGIVSYFFLPVPNLFLTMTIFVLVASIAGFFPFNYHPAILYLGDTGALFIGFMISVLSLQGLKNATAVAVVTPMIILGVPITDTFLAIIRRTLSGQKFYKPDRNHLHHRLLSLGLTHRGTVLVIYGISMIFSLISLLLNISSRIGGVLLVIGLLFGVELLAELIGVLGPHHSPLLNLLRYIGNSSYREEVRQKRKEKTK
- a CDS encoding ABC transporter substrate-binding protein/permease, with the translated sequence MKKTLFALLTGLFICLGITQVAHADDYLRIGMEAAYAPFNWTQEDDSNGAVKIDGTNQYANGYDVQIAKKVAEDLGKKPLIVKTSWNGLIPALTSGKIDMIIAGMSPTAERKKEVAFSNSYYTSEPVMLVRRDGNYANATSLDDFKDAKVTSQQGVYLYSLISQLKGAKQETAMGDFAQMRQALESGVIDAYVSERPEALTAESANSKFKMIQFKKGFEVGEEDATIAIGMKKGDTRLDQVNAALAKISSEDQVKLMDDMIKKQPASSDASDDKQTFFSQMMKILKDNGPQFLRGTGMTLLISMTGTIAGLIIGLLIGVFRTAPKAKNKFLAGCQTAFGWFLNVYIEIFRGTPMIVQSMVIFYGSAQAFNISLDRTWAAIFIVSINTGAYMSEIVRGGILAVDPGQFEAATALGMTHGQTMRKVVLPQVVRNILPATGNEFVINIKDTSVLNVISVVELYFTGNTVATQNYQYFPTFTIIAVIYFVLTFTITRILRYIERRLDSDTYTTGANQMQVNEVK
- a CDS encoding amino acid ABC transporter ATP-binding protein, with translation MAEKILEIQHLKKSYGQNEVLKDISLTVEKGEVISIIGSSGSGKSTFLRSINLLETPTDGEILYRGQNVLDPEYDLTHYREKLGMVFQSFNLFENLNVLENTIVAQTTVLKRDRETAEKVAKENLEKVGMGSQYWAARPKQLSGGQKQRVAIARALSMDPDAILFDEPTSALDPEMVGEVLKIMQDLAKEGLTMIVVTHEMEFARDVSSRVIFMDKGVIAEQGDPKEIFSNPKEERTKEFLQRFLH
- a CDS encoding DUF2207 domain-containing protein, with translation MKKYLYVFFAFLACLFVSQNVHASSPSYDVLYYGGTLTLDTWDDATYEEELVYYFKDSYRGQYVSLGTAGNMPQGFAIEMPPKVEVEGRDLQREPEITNLGDGYRVKIYNSGVATDTVKIKVTWKLKNLLYSHKDILQLNWKPITDGDQKVDEVQFRVIPKFAPANAQSELYIHTAFMGPDVTVKKEDGIYSATFYNLGKGKAVELYGYWLKSDLSTLYDSGRNTGLTKLDEFHKNQAKIEQEKYWTRMFWKWILPALIIALWLLSLLGRNRFKKMIWPGVTYPTDTRLYEIPQDIAPLIMSSVVYSAELDEASPTNKEKATPPVFTFEKMLQATLLDLMDRGVIVYEQQGNEVVLTRKSHGHVDDFERSFMNMAFGDQVSCPVNRLFENYEFSDDVYKHAKKADQDAFRSLGSKAQARFDTAVNQVARDVHRKVEDLHLPSYYRPLEAKEEAQARRSLFFGWAAWFIALGAEIFAIFGMGWFSVPCLIGILILWFMPVRFNGVFKACLRDGVVNLAGAEQRYYWDSFGRMLKEIAHLNDAELQSLVLWNRLLVYAALYGVADQVTKVMKLRNIHLENQALNAFVYTPFYHDVTHSSHAMSTYGSTASTASHFTVSSGSGGGFSGGGGGGGFGAF
- a CDS encoding undecaprenyl-diphosphate phosphatase, encoding MFLIELIKAVLFGIVEGITEWLPISSTGHLILLQDFVQFKNQDPAFMEMFNVVIQLGAILAVVVIYFDKLYPFKPGKSPIEVRRTWQLWAKVAVATLPLVFVFKLDDWFEAHFHNSISVAIMLITYGIAFIYLERREQVEPAVTELHKLPYRTALYIGLFQVLSLFPGTSRSGATIVGGLINGVSRPVVTEFTFYLGIPAMFGASLLKVGKFALGGHSLALGQLFILLVAMGVAFVVSMYAIRFLTDYVKNHDFTVFGKYRIVLGSILLLYGLFRVIF
- the mecA gene encoding adaptor protein MecA is translated as MKMKQISDSTIKITIQLEDLEERGMEIADFLVPQEKTEEFFYTILDELEMPESFLDSGMLSFRVTPKPDKLDVFVTKSKIDQQLDFEDLSDLPDMEELSRMTPDEFIKTLEKTISDKTKGDAEAIHHLEQEELRDNQEQDSTSEAPVSQYIYYILRFSNIQQAVAFSKTVSFPVDTSELYKMGSDYYLTVLIDTEDQPNQYPTWLLAIIREYADDSEVTRAVLQEHGHLLMVSGAIENLKKVASL